One part of the uncultured Celeribacter sp. genome encodes these proteins:
- the acnA gene encoding aconitate hydratase AcnA, with product MTVVVGQDTAKTRRELEVNGQKIAYYSIPAAQDAGFGDFSKLPASLKVVLENILRFEDGGFSVSTDDIKAFAEWAQKGGQNPREIAYRPARVLMQDFTGVPAVVDLAAMRDGIKALGGDAKKINPLVPVDLVIDHSVMIDEFGNPRAFQMNVDREYERNMERYQFLKWGQTAFENFRVVPPGTGICHQVNLEYLAQTVWTDTDPDGVEVAYPDTLVGTDSHTTMVNGAAVLGWGVGGIEAEAAMLGQPISMLIPEVVGFKLTGEMVEGTTGTDLVLKVVEMLREHGVVGKFVEFYGEGLDTLPLAQRATIANMAPEYGATCGFFPIDDETLRYLRQTGRDEDRIALVEAYAKENGFWRGADYDPIYTSTLHLDMGTIVPAISGPKRPQDYVTLTDAKSAFAKEMSDTFKREMDKAVPVKGENYAMTSGKVVIASITSCTNTSNPYVMIGAGLVARKAHALGLTRKPWVKTSLAPGSQVVTEYLEAAGLQDDLDAVGFNLVGYGCTTCIGNSGPIQQEISDAIAEGDLVATAVLSGNRNFEGRISPDVRANYLASPPLVVAYAIAGDMTIDLSSEPIGQDKDGNDVFLKDVWPTNAEIAELVEKTVTRDAFLKKYADVFKGDEKWQAVEVSGSETYDWPPTSTYIQNPPYFQGMGTEKGSIQNIENAKVLLILGDMVTTDHISPAGSFKESTPAGKYLTERGVPVREFNSYGSRRGNHEIMMRGTFANIRIKNEMLDGVEGGYTKGPDGEQTSVFDASMAYQAAGTPLVIFGGEQYGAGSSRDWAAKGTALLGVKAVIAESFERIHRSNLVGMGVVPFEFTGGDTRKTLGLTGDETVSIKGLDTVKPLETLDCDITYADGTTKTIKVKCRIDTAPEIEYIENGGVLHYVLRNLA from the coding sequence ATGACTGTTGTAGTCGGTCAAGATACCGCAAAGACCCGCCGTGAACTCGAAGTGAACGGCCAGAAGATCGCTTACTATTCGATCCCTGCCGCGCAGGACGCCGGATTTGGCGATTTCTCCAAACTGCCCGCTTCGCTGAAAGTGGTGCTCGAAAACATCCTCCGGTTCGAAGACGGCGGTTTCTCCGTCTCCACCGACGACATCAAAGCCTTTGCCGAATGGGCGCAAAAAGGCGGCCAGAACCCGCGTGAGATCGCCTACCGTCCGGCCCGCGTTCTGATGCAGGACTTCACCGGCGTGCCCGCCGTGGTCGACCTCGCCGCCATGCGTGACGGCATCAAGGCTCTGGGCGGCGACGCCAAGAAAATCAACCCGCTGGTCCCCGTTGACCTCGTCATCGACCACTCGGTGATGATCGACGAATTCGGCAACCCGCGCGCCTTCCAGATGAACGTGGATCGCGAATACGAACGCAACATGGAACGCTACCAGTTCCTCAAATGGGGTCAGACCGCATTTGAAAACTTCCGCGTTGTGCCGCCGGGCACCGGCATCTGCCACCAGGTGAACCTCGAATATCTCGCTCAGACCGTCTGGACAGACACCGACCCCGATGGCGTCGAAGTGGCCTACCCTGACACGCTCGTGGGCACCGACAGCCACACCACCATGGTCAACGGCGCCGCCGTTCTGGGCTGGGGTGTCGGCGGCATCGAAGCCGAAGCTGCCATGCTCGGCCAGCCGATCTCCATGCTGATCCCCGAAGTTGTGGGCTTCAAGCTGACCGGTGAAATGGTCGAAGGCACCACCGGCACCGACCTCGTGCTGAAAGTCGTGGAAATGCTGCGCGAACATGGCGTGGTCGGCAAATTCGTCGAATTCTACGGCGAAGGCCTCGACACGCTGCCGCTGGCGCAGCGGGCCACCATCGCCAACATGGCTCCGGAATACGGCGCCACCTGTGGCTTCTTCCCGATCGATGACGAAACTCTTCGCTACCTGCGCCAGACCGGCCGTGACGAAGACCGCATCGCCCTCGTGGAAGCCTACGCCAAGGAAAACGGTTTCTGGCGTGGCGCAGATTACGATCCGATCTACACCTCGACGCTGCACCTCGACATGGGCACCATCGTTCCGGCCATCTCTGGCCCGAAACGCCCGCAGGATTACGTCACCCTGACCGACGCCAAATCCGCATTCGCCAAGGAAATGTCCGACACGTTCAAGCGTGAGATGGACAAGGCCGTTCCGGTCAAAGGCGAAAACTACGCGATGACCTCGGGAAAGGTCGTGATCGCCTCGATCACGTCGTGCACCAACACCTCGAACCCCTATGTGATGATCGGCGCTGGCCTTGTCGCCCGCAAAGCCCACGCATTGGGTCTGACCCGTAAGCCTTGGGTGAAAACCTCGCTGGCACCGGGGTCGCAGGTTGTGACCGAATATCTTGAGGCCGCTGGCCTGCAGGACGATCTCGACGCGGTCGGCTTCAACCTCGTTGGCTACGGCTGCACCACCTGTATCGGTAACTCCGGTCCGATCCAGCAGGAAATCTCCGATGCCATCGCCGAAGGCGATCTGGTGGCCACCGCTGTTCTGTCGGGCAACCGCAACTTCGAAGGCCGGATTTCTCCGGACGTACGGGCCAACTACCTGGCCTCCCCGCCGCTCGTGGTGGCCTATGCCATCGCCGGTGACATGACCATCGATCTCTCTTCCGAGCCGATCGGTCAGGACAAGGACGGCAATGATGTGTTCCTGAAGGACGTCTGGCCGACCAACGCGGAAATCGCGGAACTGGTCGAAAAGACCGTGACCCGTGACGCCTTCCTCAAGAAATACGCCGATGTGTTCAAAGGCGATGAGAAATGGCAAGCCGTGGAAGTCTCCGGTAGCGAAACCTACGACTGGCCGCCGACCTCGACCTACATTCAGAACCCGCCCTACTTCCAGGGTATGGGCACTGAAAAGGGTTCGATCCAGAACATCGAAAACGCAAAGGTTCTGCTGATCCTGGGCGATATGGTCACCACCGACCACATTTCCCCCGCTGGCTCCTTCAAGGAAAGCACCCCGGCTGGGAAATACCTGACCGAGCGCGGCGTGCCTGTACGCGAGTTCAACTCCTATGGCTCGCGTCGCGGCAACCACGAGATCATGATGCGCGGCACCTTCGCCAATATCCGTATCAAGAACGAGATGCTCGATGGGGTTGAAGGCGGCTACACGAAAGGCCCTGATGGCGAACAGACCTCGGTCTTTGATGCCTCCATGGCCTATCAGGCAGCCGGCACCCCGCTGGTGATCTTCGGTGGCGAACAGTATGGTGCGGGTTCTTCGCGTGACTGGGCGGCCAAAGGCACCGCATTGCTGGGCGTCAAAGCCGTGATCGCGGAAAGCTTCGAACGTATCCACCGCTCCAACCTCGTTGGCATGGGCGTGGTTCCTTTCGAATTCACCGGCGGTGACACCCGCAAAACTCTGGGTCTAACAGGCGACGAAACCGTCTCCATCAAAGGCCTCGACACGGTGAAACCGCTGGAAACGCTGGATTGCGACATCACCTATGCGGATGGCACGACCAAGACCATCAAGGTCAAGTGCCGCATCGATACCGCGCCGGAAATCGAATACATCGAAAACGGCGGCGTTCTGCACTACGTGCTGCGCAACCTGGCATAG
- a CDS encoding DsbE family thiol:disulfide interchange protein, translating into MAKLNPLMVLPPVIFAGLAGLFVFGMGREDAEQLPSSQLGRAAPSIEAVTPLGDLPPLSDDMLRTEGVKLVNYWASWCAPCRAEHPQLETLAEEGVTIYGINYKDEADSALKFLDDLGNPFIAVAQDEPGRTALEWGLYGVPETYVIDAEGRIRYRFAGPITVEIMEKYIKPEIAKAGE; encoded by the coding sequence ATGGCTAAACTCAATCCGCTGATGGTGCTGCCCCCAGTCATTTTTGCGGGGCTGGCGGGCTTGTTCGTGTTCGGGATGGGGCGCGAAGATGCCGAGCAATTGCCCAGTTCGCAGCTGGGGCGTGCGGCGCCGTCGATTGAGGCGGTCACGCCGCTGGGCGATTTGCCGCCGCTCAGCGACGACATGCTGCGCACAGAGGGCGTCAAGCTGGTGAACTACTGGGCGTCCTGGTGTGCGCCTTGTCGGGCGGAACACCCGCAGCTGGAAACCCTGGCGGAAGAGGGCGTGACGATCTATGGCATCAACTACAAGGACGAAGCCGACAGCGCGCTGAAATTTCTGGATGATCTCGGCAATCCCTTTATCGCGGTGGCGCAGGATGAACCGGGGCGTACGGCGCTGGAATGGGGCCTTTACGGGGTGCCAGAGACCTATGTTATCGACGCCGAGGGCCGCATTCGCTACCGCTTTGCCGGACCGATCACCGTCGAGATCATGGAAAAATACATTAAGCCGGAGATCGCCAAAGCCGGGGAATGA
- a CDS encoding O-acetylhomoserine aminocarboxypropyltransferase/cysteine synthase family protein, with product MTDRKLSFETLQVHAGTEPDPATGARQVPIYQTTAYVFKDAEHAARLFNLEEVGFIYSRLTNPTVAALQNRMAALEGGAGAVCCSSGHAAQIMALFPLMSPGKNIVASTRLYGGTLTQFSQTFKRFGWTAKFVDFDDFDAVRAAIDDDTRAVFCESLANPSGAIMDLDALAEIADTAGIPLIVDNTSATPYLCRPIEHGATLVVHSMTKFLTGNGTVTGGAIVDSGTFDWSASDKFPSLAAPEPAYHGLNFHETFGPLAFTFHGIAVGLRDLGMTLNPQAAHYTLMGIETLSLRMQKHVQNAREIAGWLEGDDRIEKVTYSGLPSSDYYNRMTRICPRGAGALFTVALKGGYDACVETVSKLELFSHVANLGDTRSLVIHPASTTHRQLEPAEQVKAGAGPNILRLSIGIEHANDLIADLDQALV from the coding sequence ATGACCGATCGCAAACTGAGTTTCGAAACGCTGCAAGTTCACGCGGGGACCGAACCGGATCCCGCCACAGGGGCCCGTCAGGTGCCAATCTACCAAACCACGGCCTACGTGTTCAAAGACGCAGAACACGCCGCGCGTTTGTTCAATCTCGAAGAGGTCGGGTTCATCTATTCACGTTTGACCAACCCGACGGTCGCCGCCCTGCAAAACCGCATGGCTGCGCTCGAAGGCGGTGCTGGGGCTGTCTGCTGCTCCTCGGGGCATGCGGCCCAGATCATGGCCCTGTTCCCGCTGATGTCACCGGGCAAGAACATCGTCGCCTCCACCCGGCTGTACGGCGGCACCCTGACGCAGTTCAGCCAGACTTTCAAACGCTTCGGCTGGACGGCCAAATTCGTCGACTTCGACGATTTCGATGCTGTGCGCGCTGCGATTGACGACGACACCCGCGCGGTGTTCTGCGAAAGCCTTGCCAACCCGTCCGGCGCGATCATGGATCTCGACGCACTGGCCGAAATTGCCGATACCGCCGGCATTCCGCTGATCGTCGACAACACATCGGCCACCCCCTATCTGTGCCGCCCGATCGAACATGGCGCGACGCTTGTCGTGCATTCGATGACGAAATTCCTGACCGGCAACGGCACCGTGACCGGCGGCGCGATTGTCGACAGCGGGACGTTTGACTGGTCCGCTTCGGACAAATTCCCGTCGCTTGCGGCCCCCGAACCGGCCTATCACGGGCTGAATTTCCATGAAACCTTCGGCCCGCTCGCCTTTACCTTCCACGGCATCGCCGTCGGGTTGCGCGATCTGGGCATGACGTTGAACCCGCAGGCAGCGCATTACACGCTGATGGGCATCGAAACCCTGTCCTTGCGCATGCAAAAACACGTCCAGAACGCGCGCGAAATCGCGGGCTGGCTCGAAGGCGACGACCGGATCGAGAAAGTGACTTACAGCGGTCTGCCTTCCTCGGACTATTACAACCGGATGACTCGCATTTGTCCGCGCGGTGCGGGCGCACTGTTCACCGTTGCGCTCAAGGGCGGCTATGACGCCTGCGTGGAGACCGTGTCCAAACTCGAACTGTTCAGCCATGTGGCCAACCTCGGGGACACCCGGTCGCTGGTGATTCACCCCGCCTCCACAACCCACCGTCAGCTGGAGCCAGCTGAGCAGGTCAAGGCCGGCGCAGGCCCGAATATCTTGCGGCTCTCGATTGGCATCGAACACGCCAACGATCTGATCGCAGATCTGGATCAAGCACTGGTCTGA
- a CDS encoding EVE domain-containing protein, producing MTKYWIGVAARAHVLKGKAEGIAQLGHGKMEPVKRLSISDWIVYYAPRERLNDSAPVQAFVSIGQVISEMYQAEQAPGFYPYRRDVRYLTDAHEASIRPLLSQLSFIRDERVWGLPFRRGSFSVSREDFELIARAMCVSLS from the coding sequence ATGACGAAATACTGGATCGGTGTTGCGGCCCGTGCCCATGTTCTGAAAGGGAAGGCCGAGGGGATCGCACAACTTGGCCATGGTAAAATGGAGCCGGTCAAACGGCTCTCCATCAGTGACTGGATTGTCTATTATGCGCCACGTGAGCGCTTGAACGACAGCGCTCCTGTGCAGGCGTTCGTCTCCATTGGGCAAGTGATCAGTGAGATGTATCAGGCCGAACAAGCCCCCGGGTTTTATCCCTACCGGCGAGATGTGCGCTATCTGACCGACGCACATGAGGCCTCGATACGGCCTCTGCTGTCTCAGCTTTCCTTCATTCGCGATGAACGGGTCTGGGGCTTGCCGTTCCGTCGCGGTTCTTTCTCTGTCTCGCGCGAAGACTTCGAACTTATCGCCCGTGCGATGTGTGTGTCTTTGTCGTGA
- the ccmD gene encoding heme exporter protein CcmD, giving the protein MMPDLGKYAADVLGAYGATLLCLAVLIWRSLARSSKMKRLLAAAEERKQNG; this is encoded by the coding sequence ATGATGCCGGATCTGGGAAAATATGCGGCCGATGTGCTGGGCGCTTACGGGGCGACACTGCTGTGCCTTGCGGTGCTGATCTGGCGCTCGTTGGCGCGGTCGTCCAAGATGAAACGCCTTTTGGCCGCGGCTGAGGAGCGCAAACAGAATGGCTAA
- a CDS encoding flavin reductase family protein, whose amino-acid sequence MEFDFTALPARDRYRLLTNFVGPRPIALVTTRNPSGSTNAAPMSFFNVMSSDPPLLVLGIAAKPDQEKDTAANIRRTGEFAIHMVDMALSETMLVAGHSLPSEVDELSLAGVETEPCQQIEVQRIRDAACVFECRTERLLDWPNRLLVVGEVVQMHVRRDCLDAEGRYVNPAVYQPIARLHADNYIASDRQFELVPPPLDSLWTPED is encoded by the coding sequence ATGGAGTTTGATTTCACCGCCCTTCCGGCGCGGGACCGGTATCGTCTGCTGACGAATTTCGTCGGACCGCGGCCGATTGCTCTGGTGACCACGCGCAACCCCTCCGGGTCGACTAATGCCGCGCCGATGTCTTTTTTCAACGTCATGTCCTCTGACCCGCCGTTGCTGGTGCTGGGGATCGCGGCGAAACCGGATCAGGAAAAAGACACAGCCGCCAACATCCGCCGGACAGGGGAATTCGCCATTCACATGGTCGATATGGCGCTGTCCGAGACCATGCTGGTCGCCGGGCATAGCCTGCCGTCGGAGGTCGATGAACTGTCTTTGGCCGGCGTGGAAACCGAACCCTGTCAACAGATCGAGGTGCAGCGCATCCGCGATGCCGCCTGCGTGTTCGAATGCCGAACCGAGCGGCTGTTGGACTGGCCGAACCGCCTGTTGGTGGTGGGAGAGGTGGTGCAGATGCATGTGCGCCGCGATTGTCTGGACGCCGAAGGGAGGTATGTGAACCCGGCCGTCTATCAGCCGATTGCGCGGTTGCATGCGGACAATTACATCGCCTCGGACCGCCAGTTCGAACTGGTCCCGCCGCCGCTGGATAGTCTTTGGACGCCGGAGGATTGA
- the ccmA gene encoding heme ABC exporter ATP-binding protein CcmA: MSLISVEDLTVARGGMPVLEGLNFAVSAAECLVLRGPNGSGKTTLLRTLAGLQPPYAGAVRAAPDTVAYAAHADGLKATLSAVENLNFWAGVYGGHDISQALAHFNLEALRDRPAGNLSAGQKRRLGLARLMVTGRPVWVLDEPTVSLDAASVSLFATAVRAHLASGGAAVIATHIDLGFEETVFDVTPFKARLDVVRDDFDEAFL, translated from the coding sequence ATGAGTTTGATTTCTGTCGAAGATCTGACGGTAGCCCGGGGCGGCATGCCGGTGCTGGAAGGGCTGAATTTTGCCGTTTCTGCCGCCGAATGCCTTGTGCTGCGTGGTCCGAACGGGTCGGGCAAGACCACCTTGCTGCGCACTTTGGCCGGGCTGCAGCCGCCCTATGCCGGGGCGGTGCGTGCGGCCCCTGATACCGTGGCCTATGCTGCACATGCCGACGGTTTGAAAGCGACCTTGAGTGCTGTCGAAAACCTGAACTTCTGGGCCGGTGTCTATGGCGGTCATGATATCTCGCAGGCGCTGGCGCATTTCAATCTGGAGGCACTGCGTGACCGGCCCGCAGGCAATCTGTCAGCCGGGCAAAAGCGGCGTCTGGGGCTGGCGCGTCTGATGGTCACCGGGCGTCCGGTCTGGGTTCTGGATGAACCTACGGTGTCGCTTGATGCAGCCTCGGTCAGCCTGTTTGCCACCGCAGTCCGGGCGCATCTGGCGTCGGGCGGGGCGGCGGTGATTGCCACCCATATCGATCTGGGGTTTGAGGAGACCGTCTTTGACGTCACGCCCTTCAAGGCGCGTCTGGATGTGGTGCGCGACGACTTTGACGAGGCGTTCTTATGA
- a CDS encoding heme ABC transporter permease, whose protein sequence is MAINVNAFWEWANPRKFMSWTDKALPWVSVLAACLFAAGLIWGFFFTPDDYRQGATVKIFYIHVPAAMMAINIWAMMLVASLIWVIRRHHVSALAAKSAAAIGMTMTLIALFTGAIWGQPMWGTYWEWDPRLTSFLILLLFYLGYMALWAAIDNPDTAADLTSVLCLVGSVFALLSRYAVLFWNQGLHQGASLSLDKQENVADVYWYPALVSIAGFVLLFVALLLLRTRTEIRARRLHALEMRERARDQ, encoded by the coding sequence ATGGCCATCAACGTGAACGCCTTTTGGGAATGGGCAAATCCGCGCAAGTTCATGTCGTGGACCGACAAGGCCTTGCCTTGGGTGTCGGTTCTGGCGGCCTGTTTGTTTGCGGCGGGGTTGATCTGGGGCTTTTTCTTCACGCCCGATGATTACCGGCAGGGGGCGACCGTTAAGATTTTCTACATCCACGTGCCTGCGGCGATGATGGCGATCAACATCTGGGCGATGATGCTGGTGGCCTCGCTGATCTGGGTCATTCGGCGTCACCATGTGTCGGCGCTTGCGGCCAAATCGGCGGCGGCCATCGGCATGACTATGACTCTGATCGCGCTGTTCACCGGCGCCATCTGGGGACAGCCGATGTGGGGCACCTATTGGGAATGGGATCCGCGTCTGACCTCGTTTCTGATCCTGCTTCTGTTCTATCTGGGCTACATGGCGCTTTGGGCGGCGATCGACAATCCGGACACGGCAGCGGATCTGACCTCGGTGTTGTGCCTGGTCGGATCGGTCTTTGCGCTGCTGTCGCGCTATGCGGTGCTGTTTTGGAACCAGGGTTTGCATCAGGGCGCTTCGCTGTCCCTCGACAAGCAGGAAAACGTCGCGGATGTCTATTGGTACCCGGCGCTGGTGTCGATTGCGGGCTTTGTTCTGTTGTTTGTTGCACTGCTGCTGCTGCGCACCCGCACCGAAATTCGCGCGCGGCGTTTGCACGCGCTGGAAATGAGAGAAAGGGCCAGAGACCAATGA
- a CDS encoding DUF3445 domain-containing protein: MDQILQTKLSFAPWVDPRTRKLPGVIPFLLEDWLEVDSAYGAQMALRDHLIATQPDQVMGLHETARPAALELLEMVLERLPALGFDLSEVSVIRPDGVEVPLDRTDPIRTLGRVLQCDVCLMQPDPNGTSEESVLTGGVLCFPSGWRLPEKFMRPMMRIHKPIEIYTPELGARVQRMLNGVQVGRGLMRGTASRSDAHLADPRSEGEYRHGNAGSKYIRVERQCLVRLPETRAVAFTIHTQVVEPSALTPEQAAALEEFPIRLAD; this comes from the coding sequence ATGGACCAGATTCTTCAGACAAAACTGAGCTTTGCCCCATGGGTCGATCCGCGCACGCGCAAGCTGCCGGGCGTTATTCCCTTCTTGCTGGAGGACTGGCTGGAAGTGGACAGCGCCTATGGTGCGCAGATGGCTTTGCGCGATCATTTGATTGCAACGCAGCCCGATCAGGTCATGGGCCTGCATGAAACGGCCCGCCCGGCAGCGCTTGAGCTGCTGGAGATGGTGCTGGAGCGCTTGCCCGCATTGGGGTTCGATCTCTCTGAGGTCTCGGTGATCCGTCCGGATGGGGTGGAGGTGCCGCTGGATCGGACCGACCCGATCCGGACATTGGGGCGGGTGTTGCAATGCGATGTCTGCCTGATGCAACCGGACCCGAATGGGACCAGTGAGGAATCCGTGCTGACGGGTGGGGTTCTGTGCTTTCCCTCCGGTTGGCGGCTGCCGGAAAAATTCATGCGCCCGATGATGCGCATCCACAAGCCGATCGAAATCTACACCCCGGAGCTGGGTGCGCGGGTGCAACGGATGCTGAATGGTGTTCAGGTCGGGCGCGGGCTGATGCGGGGGACGGCCTCGCGCTCGGATGCCCATCTGGCCGATCCCCGTTCCGAAGGGGAGTATCGTCACGGCAACGCCGGGTCGAAATACATCCGGGTTGAACGTCAGTGCCTTGTCCGCCTGCCCGAGACACGCGCCGTGGCCTTTACCATCCACACGCAGGTGGTCGAACCGTCCGCTCTGACCCCGGAGCAGGCGGCAGCGCTGGAAGAATTCCCGATCCGCCTTGCGGATTGA
- the arsC gene encoding arsenate reductase (glutaredoxin) (This arsenate reductase requires both glutathione and glutaredoxin to convert arsenate to arsenite, after which the efflux transporter formed by ArsA and ArsB can extrude the arsenite from the cell, providing resistance.): protein MTKIYHNPRCSKSRETLKLLEDAGILPEVVLYLETPVSRDKLTDFVARSGLPAHAFLRAKEAEAKELGLTAASAPDAILDAIAAHPRLMERPVVETDKGVAIGRPPEVVKAIL from the coding sequence ATGACCAAGATCTATCATAATCCGCGCTGCTCAAAATCGCGGGAGACATTGAAATTGTTGGAAGACGCGGGAATTTTGCCCGAAGTGGTCCTCTATCTGGAGACGCCGGTGAGCCGGGACAAGCTAACCGATTTCGTGGCGCGTTCAGGTCTTCCGGCGCATGCGTTCCTGCGCGCGAAAGAGGCCGAAGCCAAAGAACTTGGCCTGACCGCTGCATCGGCGCCCGATGCCATTCTCGATGCCATCGCTGCGCATCCGCGGCTGATGGAACGCCCGGTTGTCGAGACCGACAAAGGCGTGGCAATCGGTCGTCCGCCCGAAGTGGTAAAAGCGATCCTGTAA
- a CDS encoding DUF1223 domain-containing protein, whose amino-acid sequence MRHFFAGLALAVMTGFGPGALLAQDDMTPSGLSADSGPVVVELFTSQGCSSCPPADEMITELSQRSDVLPLSLHVDYWDYIGWRDDFAQPQFTQRQKAYAHAVGKRTIYTPQMVVQGREHVLGTKPMQLADLILRHQARDAHPIALSASREGDTLSLQAVPLGQLPAPIRVQVVRFSPHARVEIKRGENAGRVLEYSNIVTQWQPIADWDGRAPLKMSVTLSGPDRTAVLLQASGPGPILAAARAD is encoded by the coding sequence ATGCGACATTTCTTTGCGGGTTTGGCCCTTGCGGTCATGACGGGTTTCGGCCCGGGCGCGCTGCTTGCGCAAGACGATATGACGCCCTCTGGGCTGAGTGCGGACAGCGGGCCCGTTGTCGTGGAGCTGTTCACCTCGCAGGGGTGTTCGTCCTGCCCGCCTGCTGATGAGATGATCACTGAACTGAGCCAGCGCAGCGATGTTTTGCCGCTCTCGCTGCATGTCGACTACTGGGACTACATCGGCTGGCGTGACGATTTCGCCCAGCCGCAGTTCACCCAGCGTCAAAAGGCCTATGCCCATGCCGTCGGCAAGCGCACGATCTACACGCCCCAGATGGTGGTGCAGGGTCGGGAACATGTTCTGGGCACCAAGCCGATGCAACTGGCGGATCTGATTTTGAGGCATCAGGCCCGGGATGCCCATCCGATCGCACTCAGCGCATCGCGCGAGGGCGACACCTTGTCCCTGCAGGCGGTGCCTCTGGGTCAGCTGCCGGCGCCGATCCGTGTGCAGGTGGTCCGGTTTTCTCCGCATGCGCGTGTCGAGATCAAGCGCGGCGAAAATGCTGGCCGTGTGCTGGAATACAGCAACATTGTCACCCAGTGGCAGCCAATCGCGGATTGGGATGGGCGCGCACCCCTGAAGATGTCGGTCACCTTAAGCGGTCCGGACCGCACCGCAGTCCTGTTGCAGGCCTCCGGGCCGGGGCCCATTCTGGCGGCGGCGCGGGCCGACTGA
- a CDS encoding Mth938-like domain-containing protein, with the protein MQFNEMPFDDAIPVDAYGPGMFRIAGQAYEGAVLLCGSKVVAWGGYDDPEALLAVQDKVDFVIVGTGPEMVHLPRAFRDRMDAEGLGLEPMATGTACRTFNVLASEGRRVAVALLPV; encoded by the coding sequence ATGCAGTTCAATGAAATGCCGTTTGACGATGCGATTCCCGTCGATGCGTACGGGCCGGGCATGTTCCGCATTGCCGGGCAGGCCTATGAGGGGGCCGTGCTGCTGTGTGGCAGCAAGGTGGTCGCCTGGGGCGGGTATGACGATCCCGAGGCCCTGCTTGCGGTTCAGGACAAGGTCGATTTCGTGATCGTCGGCACCGGGCCGGAGATGGTCCATCTGCCCAGGGCCTTCCGTGACCGCATGGACGCCGAGGGGCTGGGGCTGGAACCCATGGCCACGGGGACTGCCTGCCGCACCTTCAACGTGCTGGCCTCCGAGGGGCGCCGGGTTGCCGTCGCTCTTTTGCCGGTCTGA
- the ccmB gene encoding heme exporter protein CcmB: MIRLLWRDIVLAFRSGGGFGLGLGFFLILVTLVPFGVGPDSAQLQAIAPGILWVGALLACLLSLDRIFALDFEDGSLDLLATAPIPLEGVVAVKALAHWLTTGLPLVIAAPALGFLLHLDSAAYRWLIVTLLIGTPALSFIGAFGAALTVGLKRGGLLMSLLVLPLYIPTLIFGAEVVRRGAGGFLVGTPLAMQAGITAGAVALLPFAAAAAIRVALR; this comes from the coding sequence ATGATCCGGCTTTTGTGGCGAGACATCGTGTTGGCGTTCCGCTCGGGCGGCGGGTTCGGTCTTGGGCTGGGGTTTTTCCTGATTCTTGTGACGCTTGTGCCTTTTGGCGTGGGTCCGGACAGTGCGCAGTTGCAGGCCATCGCGCCGGGTATCCTGTGGGTGGGCGCGCTCTTGGCCTGTCTGTTGTCTCTGGATCGTATTTTTGCGCTGGATTTCGAAGACGGTTCGCTGGATCTGCTGGCAACCGCCCCAATCCCGCTGGAAGGTGTGGTGGCGGTCAAGGCGCTGGCGCATTGGCTGACCACGGGGCTGCCGCTGGTGATCGCGGCGCCCGCGCTTGGTTTTTTGCTTCACCTCGACAGCGCGGCCTATCGTTGGCTGATCGTCACATTGCTGATCGGAACGCCTGCGCTGTCCTTCATCGGCGCTTTCGGGGCGGCGTTGACGGTTGGATTGAAACGCGGCGGGCTGCTGATGAGCCTTCTGGTGCTGCCGCTCTATATTCCGACCCTGATTTTCGGGGCCGAAGTGGTACGACGTGGGGCCGGCGGGTTTCTGGTGGGCACACCGCTGGCGATGCAGGCCGGGATCACTGCCGGGGCGGTGGCGTTGCTGCCCTTTGCCGCGGCAGCCGCCATTCGTGTCGCTTTAAGGTGA